A region of Blattabacterium cuenoti STAT DNA encodes the following proteins:
- a CDS encoding large ribosomal subunit protein uL22, producing MKQETNVVSASLKGVRNSPRKMRLIANLIRNKEIYLALDLLTHSKKKRISLIFKKLLFSLLSNWKTKHNQSNFENQEYLLYIKKIIVNQGKTLKRLRPVPQGRGHRIRKKSSNITVFLYNKRKKT from the coding sequence ATGAAACAGGAAACTAATGTAGTTTCAGCTTCTCTAAAGGGAGTAAGAAATTCTCCTAGAAAAATGAGATTGATAGCAAATTTAATTCGAAACAAAGAAATCTATTTAGCTTTGGATCTTTTAACTCATAGTAAAAAAAAAAGAATTTCTTTAATTTTCAAAAAATTACTTTTTTCTTTACTTTCTAATTGGAAAACAAAACATAATCAATCTAATTTTGAAAATCAAGAATATTTATTATATATAAAAAAAATTATAGTAAATCAAGGAAAAACCTTAAAAAGATTACGTCCTGTTCCTCAAGGTAGAGGTCATAGAATAAGGAAAAAATCGAGTAATATTACAGTTTTTTTATATAACAAAAGAAAAAAAACATAG
- the rpsS gene encoding 30S ribosomal protein S19, which translates to MARSLKKGPFVSHKLYKKVLNNIKLEKKTIIKTWSRPSTILPDFVGQTFAIHNGKQFINVYITENMIGHKLGEFSPTRIFRGHSGSKNKLKIKN; encoded by the coding sequence ATGGCAAGATCTTTAAAAAAAGGACCATTTGTTTCTCATAAATTATATAAAAAAGTATTGAATAATATAAAATTAGAGAAAAAAACGATAATTAAAACTTGGTCTAGACCTTCTACTATTTTACCTGATTTTGTAGGACAAACTTTTGCTATTCACAATGGAAAACAATTTATTAATGTATATATTACGGAAAATATGATTGGTCATAAACTTGGAGAATTTTCTCCTACACGTATTTTTAGAGGACATTCAGGGTCAAAAAACAAATTGAAAATAAAAAATTAG
- the rplB gene encoding 50S ribosomal protein L2 has protein sequence MSIKKLKPITPGQRFRVVNCFDQLTSFDSEKTLVKGMCKSGGRNNIGRMTMRYFGGGHKKKYRKIDFKRNKFKIPAIIKSIEYDPNRSCFISLLHYEDGEKRYMITIEGIKIGQKVISGKDISFNIGNSTFLSEIPLGTNISCIELNPGQGAKIARSAGSFAQLFAKDEKYVTIKLPSGEVRLILKNCMATIGIVSNPDHQLETYGKAGKKRHIGRRPRTRGVAMNPVDHPMGGGEGKASGGIPRNRKGKPAKGFKTRSKKRYSNKYILQKRKK, from the coding sequence ATGTCAATAAAAAAATTAAAACCAATTACACCTGGTCAACGTTTTAGAGTTGTAAATTGTTTTGATCAACTTACAAGTTTCGATTCTGAAAAAACTTTAGTAAAAGGAATGTGTAAATCTGGAGGAAGAAATAATATAGGTCGTATGACTATGCGTTATTTTGGAGGTGGACATAAAAAAAAATATAGAAAAATAGATTTTAAAAGAAATAAATTTAAAATTCCTGCTATCATTAAATCTATAGAATACGATCCTAATCGATCTTGTTTTATTTCTTTACTTCATTATGAAGATGGAGAAAAAAGATATATGATAACAATAGAAGGAATTAAAATAGGACAAAAAGTCATTTCCGGAAAAGATATATCTTTTAATATAGGAAATTCAACTTTTTTAAGTGAAATCCCTTTAGGGACCAATATTTCTTGTATAGAACTTAATCCAGGACAAGGAGCTAAAATCGCAAGAAGTGCTGGATCATTTGCGCAATTATTTGCGAAAGATGAAAAATATGTAACAATAAAACTTCCTTCTGGAGAGGTTAGATTAATTTTAAAGAATTGTATGGCTACAATTGGAATTGTTTCTAATCCTGATCATCAATTAGAAACATATGGAAAAGCAGGAAAAAAAAGACACATAGGAAGAAGACCTAGAACAAGAGGAGTTGCTATGAATCCTGTAGATCATCCAATGGGAGGAGGAGAAGGAAAAGCTTCTGGAGGAATACCTAGAAATAGAAAAGGAAAACCTGCTAAAGGTTTTAAAACCCGTTCTAAAAAACGATATTCCAACAAATATATTTTGCAAAAAAGAAAAAAATAA
- a CDS encoding 50S ribosomal protein L23 produces the protein MILIKPFITEKSYKGNKYNCFTFSVNINCNKNKIQKKINELFGFSIKNIRTMIYPKKDKSKYTKKGFLYGKTNRLKKVIVQFYENQKIDFLNQKEN, from the coding sequence ATGATTTTAATAAAACCTTTTATTACAGAAAAATCTTATAAAGGAAATAAATATAATTGTTTCACTTTTTCTGTAAATATAAATTGTAATAAAAATAAAATACAAAAAAAAATAAATGAATTGTTTGGTTTTTCTATAAAAAATATTAGAACAATGATTTATCCTAAAAAGGATAAGTCTAAATATACTAAAAAAGGCTTTCTTTATGGAAAAACTAATAGATTAAAAAAAGTTATTGTTCAGTTTTACGAAAATCAAAAAATTGATTTTTTAAATCAAAAAGAAAATTAA
- the rplD gene encoding 50S ribosomal protein L4: MKLKILDIKGNYTDKKIEFHETTFFKKSYNHSLYLEIKRFLLAQRQGTHKSKGRGELSGSTKKLHRQKGTGGSRKGDIKNPIFRGGGRVFGPKPRKYIIKLNKRTKNIVRKFLIEQKLINNRILIIENLKLDNPKTKFILKILESLQLTNKKSLMIIGEINKNLYLSSRNLKNFKLLSVNELDCFSLINYPYIIFFENSIEKIYQFLSIH; the protein is encoded by the coding sequence ATGAAACTAAAAATTTTAGATATTAAAGGAAATTATACTGATAAAAAAATAGAATTTCACGAAACTACTTTTTTTAAAAAATCTTATAATCATTCTCTATATTTAGAGATTAAAAGATTTTTATTAGCTCAACGCCAAGGAACACATAAGTCTAAAGGAAGAGGAGAATTATCTGGAAGCACTAAAAAATTACATAGACAAAAAGGAACTGGAGGTTCTAGAAAAGGGGATATAAAAAACCCTATTTTCAGAGGAGGAGGAAGAGTTTTTGGGCCTAAACCCAGAAAATATATAATAAAATTAAACAAACGTACTAAAAATATAGTTAGAAAATTTCTTATCGAACAAAAATTAATAAATAACAGAATTCTAATTATAGAAAATCTAAAATTAGATAATCCAAAAACTAAATTTATTTTAAAAATATTAGAATCTTTACAATTGACAAATAAAAAATCGTTAATGATAATTGGAGAAATAAATAAAAATTTATATTTATCTTCTAGAAATTTAAAAAATTTTAAGTTATTAAGTGTAAATGAATTAGATTGTTTTTCATTAATAAATTATCCATATATTATTTTTTTTGAAAATTCTATAGAAAAAATTTATCAGTTTTTGTCCATACATTAA
- the rplC gene encoding 50S ribosomal protein L3 has translation MNGLIGKNIGMTRIFLVSGEHVPCTIIQVGSCYIVQIKTVENDGYSSIQLGVDDLKIKKTNKSLFNHFKKAGLSPKKKLLEFKINKISNFLLGSLIKIDLFKEGELVNVKGVSKGKGFQGVVKRHNFSGVGEKTHGQHNRLRAPGSIGAGSDPSRVFKGKKMAGRMGKKNVTIKNLKILKIDINYNIIILKGSVPGNKNSYLMIQKKE, from the coding sequence ATGAATGGATTAATAGGAAAAAACATAGGAATGACTAGAATATTTTTAGTAAGTGGAGAACATGTTCCATGTACAATTATTCAAGTAGGTTCTTGTTATATTGTTCAGATAAAAACAGTAGAAAATGATGGTTATTCTTCTATTCAATTAGGAGTAGATGATCTAAAAATTAAAAAAACTAACAAATCTTTATTTAATCATTTTAAAAAAGCAGGATTATCTCCCAAAAAAAAATTGTTAGAATTTAAAATAAATAAAATATCTAATTTTCTTTTAGGAAGTTTAATAAAAATAGATCTTTTCAAAGAAGGAGAATTAGTTAATGTAAAAGGAGTTTCTAAAGGAAAAGGTTTTCAAGGAGTAGTTAAAAGACACAATTTTTCAGGAGTTGGAGAAAAAACTCATGGACAACACAATCGTTTAAGAGCTCCAGGATCAATAGGAGCTGGATCTGATCCATCACGTGTTTTTAAAGGAAAGAAAATGGCTGGAAGAATGGGAAAAAAAAATGTAACTATTAAAAATTTAAAAATATTAAAAATAGACATAAATTATAATATTATAATCTTAAAAGGTTCAGTTCCAGGAAATAAAAATTCATATTTAATGATTCAAAAAAAAGAATGA
- the rpsJ gene encoding 30S ribosomal protein S10 — translation MGHDIKIKLKSYDYNLLDKSAERIVNSVLPTGVVLNGPVPLPTEKKVFTVLRSPHVNKKSREQFFLPTHKRLLQIHNASSKTVDALMKLELPSGVEAEIKV, via the coding sequence ATGGGTCATGATATAAAAATTAAATTAAAATCTTATGATTATAATTTATTAGACAAATCAGCCGAAAGAATTGTAAATTCTGTCCTTCCTACAGGAGTTGTATTGAACGGACCCGTTCCTTTACCTACTGAAAAAAAAGTATTTACGGTATTACGTTCTCCTCATGTAAATAAAAAATCAAGAGAACAATTCTTTCTTCCTACTCATAAAAGACTTTTACAAATTCATAATGCTTCATCTAAAACAGTAGATGCTTTAATGAAATTGGAATTGCCAAGTGGAGTAGAAGCAGAAATAAAAGTATAA
- the fusA gene encoding elongation factor G encodes MAKKDLKYTRNIGIAAHIDAGKTTTTERILFYTGINHKIGEVHDGAATMDWMKQEQERGITITSAATCCEWMYNKKKYQINIIDTPGHVDFTVEVERSMRVLDGMVVLFSAVDGVEPQSETVWRQADKYGIPRIAFVNKMDRQGADFFNVCHQIRKILGAKSIPIQIPIRIGDDFKGVVDLIENKSIIWDENNYGMTYYKNPIPEDMKNIVFDYQNKLLETLSEHDDIIMEKFLYGNENYSSISKEDIIFSLRENTMKMNVIPILCGSSFKNKGVQSILDAICRYLPSPLEVKDIVGVNPVNNKKEKRKPTEDEPFSALAFKIASDPFVGRLAFFRVYSGKIESGSYSFNARSGNKERISRIYQMHANKQNPVDKVRAGDIAAVVGFKDIKTGDTLCDEKYPILLEKILFPEPVIGLAIEPKYKSDIDKMSFALSKLMEEDPTFQVRTDNYTGQTIISGMGELHLEIIVDRMKREFKVEVNQGKPQVEYKEALTNLVEHREIYKKQTGGRGKYADILFRLEPGNIGESGLIFINKIKGGNIPKEYIPSIEKGFKEMMKNGPLSGYEIDNAKVTVLDGSYHSVDSDQLSFELAGKLGFREAAKKAKPVLLEPIMKLEVLIPEENMGDIIGDLNRRRGIIQNMNSKNNIKVIQSLVPLSEMFGYVTILRTLTSGRGTSVMEFSHYDSVPETVMENVIIENKNRKNK; translated from the coding sequence ATGGCAAAAAAAGATTTAAAATATACAAGAAACATAGGGATTGCAGCACATATTGATGCGGGAAAAACTACTACTACAGAAAGAATTTTATTTTATACAGGTATTAATCACAAAATAGGGGAGGTCCATGATGGAGCCGCTACTATGGATTGGATGAAACAAGAACAAGAACGTGGAATAACGATTACTTCTGCAGCTACATGTTGTGAATGGATGTATAATAAAAAAAAATATCAAATTAATATTATAGATACCCCAGGTCATGTAGATTTTACTGTAGAAGTAGAAAGATCTATGAGAGTTTTAGATGGAATGGTTGTTTTGTTTAGTGCAGTAGATGGGGTAGAACCACAATCTGAAACTGTATGGAGACAAGCAGATAAATATGGAATTCCTAGAATAGCTTTTGTAAATAAAATGGACCGTCAAGGTGCTGATTTTTTTAATGTTTGCCATCAGATACGTAAAATTTTAGGAGCAAAATCAATTCCTATCCAAATTCCTATTAGGATTGGAGATGATTTTAAAGGAGTTGTAGATTTAATTGAAAATAAGTCCATTATATGGGATGAAAATAATTATGGAATGACATATTATAAAAATCCTATTCCGGAAGATATGAAAAATATAGTTTTTGATTATCAAAATAAGCTTCTTGAAACATTATCTGAACATGATGATATCATTATGGAGAAATTTTTATATGGAAATGAAAATTATTCTTCTATATCAAAAGAAGATATTATTTTTTCTTTACGAGAAAATACTATGAAAATGAATGTAATTCCTATTCTATGTGGATCTTCATTCAAAAATAAAGGAGTTCAATCTATATTGGATGCCATATGTAGATACTTACCTTCTCCTCTTGAAGTAAAAGATATAGTAGGGGTTAATCCTGTTAATAATAAAAAAGAAAAAAGAAAACCTACTGAAGATGAGCCTTTTTCTGCTTTAGCTTTTAAAATTGCAAGTGATCCTTTTGTTGGAAGATTAGCTTTTTTTAGAGTTTATTCTGGAAAAATAGAATCAGGTTCTTATAGTTTTAATGCTAGATCAGGAAATAAAGAACGAATTTCTAGAATATACCAAATGCATGCAAATAAACAAAATCCAGTGGATAAAGTTAGAGCTGGGGACATAGCAGCAGTGGTAGGGTTTAAAGATATTAAAACAGGTGATACTTTATGTGATGAAAAATATCCAATTTTGTTAGAAAAAATTTTATTTCCTGAACCAGTAATTGGATTGGCAATTGAGCCTAAATATAAATCGGATATAGATAAAATGAGTTTTGCTTTATCAAAATTGATGGAAGAAGATCCTACTTTTCAAGTAAGAACAGATAATTATACAGGTCAAACTATCATTTCCGGTATGGGTGAACTTCATCTGGAAATTATTGTAGATAGAATGAAACGGGAATTTAAAGTTGAAGTAAACCAAGGAAAACCTCAAGTAGAATATAAAGAAGCTTTGACAAATTTAGTAGAACATAGAGAAATTTATAAAAAACAAACAGGAGGAAGAGGAAAATATGCGGATATATTATTTAGATTAGAACCCGGAAATATAGGTGAATCTGGTTTAATTTTTATTAATAAAATAAAAGGAGGAAATATTCCGAAAGAATATATTCCATCTATAGAAAAAGGATTTAAAGAAATGATGAAAAATGGGCCTTTATCTGGATATGAAATAGATAATGCTAAAGTTACTGTTTTAGATGGATCTTATCATTCTGTTGATTCTGATCAACTATCTTTTGAATTAGCAGGAAAATTAGGTTTTAGAGAAGCAGCAAAAAAAGCTAAACCTGTTTTATTAGAACCGATTATGAAATTAGAAGTTTTAATTCCAGAAGAGAATATGGGAGATATAATAGGAGATTTAAATCGTAGAAGAGGGATCATACAAAATATGAATAGTAAAAACAATATAAAAGTAATTCAATCTTTAGTTCCATTATCAGAAATGTTTGGATATGTTACTATATTACGAACACTTACTTCTGGTAGAGGGACTTCTGTTATGGAATTTTCTCATTATGATTCAGTTCCTGAAACTGTAATGGAAAATGTAATTATAGAAAATAAAAACCGAAAAAATAAATAG
- the rpsG gene encoding 30S ribosomal protein S7, whose product MRKIKKKEKTYFPDPKFHDPLVTRFVNHLMKNGKKNIAYNIFYNAMKKIEIIKEKEDKSALEIWKEGLKNIMPHVEVKNRRIGGSNIQVPIPISPNNKITKAMKLLISCASIRNEKTMANKLAHEIWDAFQEQGEAVKKKENIHKMAEANKAFSHFRF is encoded by the coding sequence ATGAGAAAAATTAAAAAAAAAGAGAAAACATATTTTCCCGATCCTAAATTTCATGATCCTTTAGTTACACGTTTTGTGAATCATCTAATGAAAAATGGTAAAAAAAATATAGCTTATAACATATTTTATAATGCCATGAAAAAAATAGAGATAATTAAAGAAAAAGAAGATAAATCTGCATTGGAAATATGGAAAGAAGGATTAAAAAATATCATGCCTCATGTAGAAGTAAAAAATCGTCGTATAGGAGGATCTAATATTCAAGTTCCTATTCCTATTTCTCCCAATAATAAAATTACAAAAGCAATGAAGCTGTTAATCTCTTGTGCATCTATTAGAAATGAAAAAACAATGGCTAACAAATTAGCCCATGAAATATGGGATGCTTTTCAAGAACAAGGTGAAGCTGTAAAAAAGAAAGAAAATATTCACAAAATGGCAGAAGCAAATAAAGCTTTTTCACATTTTAGATTTTAG
- the rpsL gene encoding 30S ribosomal protein S12, with product MPTIQQLIRKGRVSVSKKRKSVALDLCPQKRGVCTRVYTTTPKKPNSAMRKVARVRFTNGREVISYITGEGHNLQEHSIVLVKGGRVKDLPGVKYKIVRGARDTAGVNGRKKSRSKYGAKIAKKD from the coding sequence ATGCCTACTATACAGCAGTTAATTAGAAAAGGAAGGGTTTCCGTTTCTAAAAAACGGAAATCTGTAGCTTTAGATCTTTGTCCTCAAAAAAGAGGAGTTTGTACTAGAGTTTATACTACTACACCTAAAAAACCAAACTCTGCTATGCGGAAAGTAGCTCGTGTGCGTTTTACAAATGGAAGAGAAGTAATTAGCTATATTACAGGAGAAGGACATAATCTTCAAGAACATTCCATCGTATTAGTTAAAGGAGGAAGAGTTAAGGATTTACCAGGTGTGAAATATAAAATAGTACGGGGAGCTAGAGATACAGCTGGAGTTAATGGAAGAAAAAAAAGTAGAAGCAAATATGGCGCTAAAATAGCTAAAAAAGATTAA
- the map gene encoding type I methionyl aminopeptidase produces MIQLKTIEEIILIKKSAVLASKTLGMLTKEIKPGVHTLYLDKLAKNFIFDHGGKPAFLGLYDFPNTLCVSPNNQVVHGIPNRDPLCEGDILSIDCGVYMNGFYGEHAYTFEIGKVSHNIKKFLDCSKKSLYIGMSNCKLGNSIGDIGYSIQSYIEKKGYNVVKDLVGHGLGKNMHEDPKIPNFGKKGKGFKLKEGLVLSIEPMVNIGSSEILFHKDGWTITTLDNKNSAHYEHNVAIVDGAPCLLSTFRYIYKELNINTLEEDSFQNQKIY; encoded by the coding sequence TTGATACAATTAAAAACTATTGAAGAAATAATTTTAATTAAAAAAAGCGCTGTTTTAGCCTCTAAAACATTAGGTATGTTAACTAAAGAAATAAAACCAGGAGTTCATACTCTTTATTTAGATAAACTTGCAAAAAATTTTATTTTTGATCATGGTGGAAAACCGGCTTTTTTAGGATTATATGATTTTCCAAATACTTTGTGTGTTTCTCCGAATAATCAAGTAGTACATGGCATCCCCAATCGGGATCCTTTATGTGAAGGAGATATATTATCTATAGATTGTGGAGTTTATATGAATGGATTTTATGGAGAACATGCTTATACTTTTGAGATAGGAAAAGTTTCTCATAATATAAAAAAATTTTTAGATTGTTCTAAAAAATCTCTTTATATTGGAATGTCCAATTGTAAATTGGGTAATAGTATTGGGGACATAGGTTATTCAATCCAGTCTTATATTGAAAAAAAGGGATATAATGTAGTAAAAGATCTTGTAGGTCATGGGTTAGGAAAAAATATGCATGAAGACCCAAAAATTCCTAATTTTGGAAAAAAAGGAAAAGGATTTAAATTAAAAGAAGGATTAGTTCTATCCATAGAACCAATGGTAAATATTGGTTCATCTGAAATCCTTTTTCACAAAGATGGATGGACAATTACTACTTTAGATAATAAAAATTCAGCCCATTATGAACATAATGTAGCGATTGTAGATGGAGCCCCTTGTTTATTATCGACTTTTCGTTATATTTATAAAGAACTCAATATAAATACATTAGAAGAAGATAGTTTTCAAAATCAAAAAATTTATTGA
- the gpmI gene encoding 2,3-bisphosphoglycerate-independent phosphoglycerate mutase: protein MKKLILIILDGWGVSLYKNYYSSAIEQAFTPFIDYCSKKFPYSKLKASGSHVGLPKKQVGNSEVGHINLGAGRKLVQSLETINVSIKNNFFFKKISIFFDEISFSQKRIHFIGLLSDGGVHSHMNHLFYLLKIAHKKNIKNVFIHVFTDGRDSSPKKSIFYIKKLLEVTEKYVGKLSSVIGRYYSMDRNYKWERTKKSYDAMVHSKGIYTKNIISSINEFYNNGITDEFLLPLIIVDEKEIPVSKIKNGDVVFCFNFRPDRSRQITELLTGNNTFFPKMKKLNLSYYITMTCFNPKYKGIHVLFEKECLSNTLGEVLEKEGKQQIRIAETEKYPHVTFFFSGGRETPFHKEIRILCESPEVSTYDLKPEMSAENIVKKIIPELKRKQSDFICLNFANPDMVGHTGKMKETIKACEFVDKCVKECSEEAIKNLYKVVIVGDHGNADYMINSDGTPHTAHTRALVPFILLDRNIKKHDLILKKQGNLSDVAPTILQLMELPIPKIMDGTPMIIKNYKK, encoded by the coding sequence ATGAAGAAATTAATATTAATTATTTTAGATGGTTGGGGAGTTTCTTTATACAAAAATTATTATTCTTCTGCTATAGAACAAGCTTTTACTCCATTTATTGATTATTGTTCCAAAAAATTTCCTTACAGTAAACTAAAAGCATCAGGAAGTCATGTTGGATTGCCTAAAAAACAAGTAGGAAATTCAGAAGTAGGACATATAAATTTAGGAGCTGGAAGAAAACTTGTTCAAAGTTTAGAAACAATTAATGTTTCAATAAAAAACAATTTTTTTTTTAAAAAAATATCTATTTTTTTTGATGAAATTTCTTTTTCTCAAAAGAGAATTCATTTTATTGGATTATTATCTGATGGAGGAGTTCATTCACATATGAATCATCTTTTTTATTTGCTTAAAATAGCTCATAAAAAAAATATAAAGAATGTTTTTATACATGTATTTACAGATGGAAGAGATTCTTCTCCAAAAAAGAGTATTTTTTATATAAAAAAACTTTTGGAGGTTACTGAGAAATATGTTGGAAAATTATCTTCTGTTATCGGAAGATATTATTCAATGGATCGTAATTATAAGTGGGAAAGAACTAAAAAATCGTATGATGCAATGGTTCATTCAAAAGGAATTTATACTAAAAATATTATTTCATCTATAAATGAATTTTATAATAATGGCATTACAGATGAATTTTTATTGCCTTTAATTATTGTTGATGAAAAAGAAATTCCTGTTTCAAAAATAAAAAATGGAGATGTTGTTTTTTGTTTTAATTTTCGCCCCGATCGTTCTAGACAAATTACAGAACTTTTGACGGGAAATAATACTTTTTTTCCGAAAATGAAAAAATTAAATTTATCTTATTATATAACTATGACTTGTTTTAATCCTAAATATAAAGGAATTCATGTTCTTTTTGAAAAAGAATGTTTATCAAATACTTTAGGAGAAGTTTTAGAAAAAGAAGGAAAACAACAAATACGTATAGCTGAAACAGAAAAATATCCACATGTTACTTTTTTTTTCTCAGGAGGAAGAGAAACTCCTTTTCATAAAGAAATAAGAATTTTATGTGAATCTCCTGAAGTTTCTACTTATGATTTAAAACCTGAAATGAGTGCAGAAAATATCGTAAAAAAGATTATTCCTGAATTAAAAAGAAAACAGTCAGATTTTATTTGTCTAAATTTTGCAAATCCGGATATGGTAGGACATACTGGTAAAATGAAAGAAACAATAAAAGCATGTGAATTTGTTGATAAATGTGTAAAAGAATGTTCTGAAGAAGCTATAAAAAATTTATATAAAGTTGTTATAGTAGGAGATCATGGAAATGCAGATTATATGATAAATTCAGATGGAACACCTCATACAGCTCATACTAGAGCTTTAGTTCCTTTTATTCTTTTAGATCGAAATATAAAAAAACACGACCTTATTCTAAAAAAACAAGGAAATTTATCGGATGTAGCTCCTACGATTTTACAACTAATGGAACTTCCTATTCCTAAAATTATGGATGGAACTCCTATGATTATAAAAAATTACAAAAAATAA
- the tsf gene encoding translation elongation factor Ts, with the protein MKISIKEISKLRTITGIGIMDCKKALIQSNGNIDKAILFLRKKGEKIAINRSSSKMKDGALIASVNFNYSCGTIIGISCETDFLSKNSKFLNFLSILSKQSLLFSNKIDFLSSSYDEYGNIQEMIVNYMGVVGEKLELKIFEKIVSPFVINYTHNTNKIATLVGFSKKVNTLIAKDIAMHITAMDPIAIYKKDIPTSLINEEIEIIENQVQKENKSDFVKKNIIQGKIQKFILENTLLNQKFIKENKITVQEYLNKYDKNLKINLFKRISF; encoded by the coding sequence ATGAAAATTTCTATAAAAGAAATTTCTAAACTTAGAACAATAACAGGAATTGGAATTATGGATTGTAAAAAAGCTTTGATTCAATCAAATGGAAATATAGATAAAGCTATTCTTTTTTTACGAAAAAAAGGAGAAAAAATAGCAATAAATCGTTCTTCATCTAAAATGAAAGATGGTGCTCTTATTGCTTCTGTAAATTTTAATTATTCTTGTGGAACAATTATAGGAATTAGTTGTGAAACTGATTTTTTGTCTAAAAATTCTAAATTTTTGAATTTTTTGTCTATTCTTTCAAAACAATCATTATTATTTAGTAATAAAATTGATTTTTTATCTAGTTCATATGATGAATATGGAAATATTCAGGAAATGATTGTAAACTACATGGGAGTAGTAGGAGAAAAATTAGAATTAAAAATTTTCGAGAAAATAGTTTCTCCATTTGTAATAAATTATACTCATAACACTAATAAAATAGCAACATTAGTCGGTTTTTCTAAAAAAGTAAATACCCTTATAGCTAAGGATATAGCAATGCATATAACTGCTATGGATCCTATAGCTATTTATAAAAAAGACATCCCTACTTCATTAATAAATGAAGAAATTGAAATTATTGAAAATCAGGTCCAGAAAGAAAATAAATCTGATTTTGTAAAAAAAAATATAATTCAAGGAAAAATTCAAAAATTTATATTAGAAAATACTCTTCTTAATCAAAAATTTATAAAAGAAAATAAAATAACTGTTCAAGAATATTTAAATAAATATGATAAAAATTTAAAAATAAATCTTTTTAAAAGAATAAGTTTTTAA
- the rpsB gene encoding 30S ribosomal protein S2, with protein MEINTKDLLQAGVHFGHFSRKWNPNMRPFIFMKKGGIHIIDLSKTISKLEEACHELKKIAKNGKKILLVGTKAQAREKISFYAKSINMPCITERWLGGLLTNFTTIRKSVKKMNNIEKMKKNGVFDTLSKKERLLIDRLYTKLYKNLGSISNMNHIPGGIFLVDPNKEKIALTEAKRLKIPIFAMVDTNTNPHDIQYPIPSNDDSSKSIDIILKFVSKAIQYGISINKNERENKKIK; from the coding sequence ATGGAAATCAATACTAAAGATTTACTCCAAGCTGGAGTTCATTTTGGACATTTTTCACGAAAATGGAATCCTAATATGCGTCCTTTTATTTTTATGAAAAAAGGAGGAATTCACATTATAGATTTATCAAAAACAATTTCAAAATTAGAAGAAGCTTGTCATGAATTAAAAAAAATAGCAAAAAATGGAAAAAAAATATTATTAGTAGGAACAAAAGCGCAAGCTAGAGAAAAAATTTCTTTTTACGCAAAAAGTATCAATATGCCTTGTATAACAGAAAGATGGTTAGGGGGGTTACTTACTAATTTTACAACAATTCGTAAGTCTGTAAAAAAAATGAACAATATAGAAAAAATGAAAAAAAATGGAGTTTTCGATACTTTATCTAAAAAAGAAAGATTATTAATTGATCGTTTGTATACTAAATTATATAAAAATTTAGGAAGTATTTCGAATATGAATCACATACCAGGTGGGATTTTTTTAGTAGATCCAAATAAAGAAAAAATAGCTTTAACTGAGGCAAAAAGACTTAAAATTCCCATTTTTGCTATGGTAGATACAAATACAAACCCTCATGATATTCAATATCCTATTCCTTCTAATGATGATTCTTCTAAATCTATAGATATTATTTTGAAATTTGTATCAAAAGCAATTCAATATGGAATTTCCATTAATAAAAATGAACGTGAAAATAAAAAAATAAAATAA